Proteins from a genomic interval of Gadus morhua chromosome 21, gadMor3.0, whole genome shotgun sequence:
- the vgll2a gene encoding LOW QUALITY PROTEIN: transcription cofactor vestigial-like protein 2a (The sequence of the model RefSeq protein was modified relative to this genomic sequence to represent the inferred CDS: inserted 1 base in 1 codon; deleted 6 bases in 5 codons) — protein sequence MSCLDVMYQVYGSPPQPYFATAYSPYHHQKLAFYSKMQESHDGAGRCSASGSFTNLPWPASIKEEDCGRDKEPSPEAEYLSARCVLFTYFQGDISTVVDEHFSRALSQSSGYASSANNSKTSPPPLSPSDGPFPMNQRSFPPSFWNSTYQSSGPSGLGAPHAELSFPXDPYSASASLHGHLHSPAPTAWHPSHHHHTTPPPLLARGAIGGQGSAYPRPGVHEVYGPAFVPALRLAASAPRCARTTTRLAASSSVPGPGGSPCDLGGKGESGPASAWSGAFAGASPDIALNMDTGLQTQDKSKDLYWF from the exons ATGAGCTGCCTGGATGTTATGTATCAAGTGTACGGTTCACCGCCTCAGCCATACTTCGCCACCGCCTACAGCCCCTACCACCACCAG AAATTGGCGTTTTATTCTAAAATGCAAGAGTCCCACGACGGCGCGGGCAGATGCAGCGCGAGCGGCTCGTTCACCAACCTGCCC TGGCCCGCGTCGATCAAGGAGGAGGACTGCGGCCGCGACAAAGAGCCGTCACCCGAGGCTGAGTATCTGAGCGCCAGG TGCGTGCTCTTCACCTACTTCCAGGGGGACATCAGCACCGTGGTGGACGAGCACTTCAGCCGCGCGCTCAGCCAGTCTAGCGGCTACGCGTCCAGCGCCAACAACAGCAA aacctcccccccccctctatctccttcAGACGGACCCTTCCCCATGAACCAGAGGAGCTTCCCCCCGTCCTTCTGGAACAGCACCTACCAGTCCTCGGGGCCCTCCGGCCTGGGGGCCCCCCACGCCGAGCTCTCCTTCC GGGACCCCTACTCGGCCTCGGCCTCGCTGCACGGCCACCTCCACAGCCCAGCCCCGACG GCCTGGCACCCctcgcaccaccaccac accacaccaccacccctactcGCTAGGGGCGCCATCGGGGGCCAGGGCTCGGCGTACCCGCGGCCG GGCGTGCACGAGGTGTACGGCCCCGCCTTCGTACCCGCGCTACGGCTCGCTGCTAGTGCCCCTCGGTGCGCTCGCACCACCACCCGCCTGGCCGCCAGCAGCTCCGTGCCGGGGCCCGGCGGCTCGCCCTGCGACCTGGGGGGCAAGGGGGAGTCGGGGCCCGCCTCGGCCTGGAGCGGGGCCTTCGCCGGGGCCAGTCCCGACATCGCCCTCAACATGGACACAG GTCTTCAGACACAGGACAAGAGCAAGGACTTATACTGGTTTTAA